The genomic interval ACTTCCTGTGTACCTTCAATACGTCAGCTGAGCACGTCATGTGACATTATTTGACAACATGTTAGCGTCCAGCCTCCGCTTTGATGAATAGCTCCATAACCGGACCTGGTTTTAAATATATCCGTGTCCCTAACTGCGTCTTGCCGCCCGGCGCCCCTCGTTCGcccctcgtccccccccccccccccccccccccccccccccgcgggtcGACCTGTCCACCTCCGGGATGTCCGCATCCGTCAAGAAGAAACACGTCCGCTTCGCCagcatggaggaggaaggagataaCGACGAGCAGGAGGAAGACACCGTGTTCGACCAGATGAGCGACTCCCGGAGCGGACTGAAGAGCGTCCTTAAAGCCGCGTCCAGGGCTCCTAAGCCCGGCTCGGAGCGGGTCCGGGTCGCGTCGGGTTCCGAGGGCTGCAGGAGGTGGTCCGTCACGCTGGCGCTGTGCGCCTCCTTCCTGGGACTGGTAAATATCGTCCTTCAACCCGAACTACACTGACTACTAGACCTAACCCAAGCCTGTAACCCTTAGACTAACTACTAACCCTAAAGACCTAACCTGACCCTAACATCTGTGAATACACTAACCAATACTAGATATAACTTAACCTAATAACCCTAACTAGACTAACTACCGGCCCAATCTAAGCCTAAAACCAGAGCTTCACTAGTAGGTCTGGATAATGATTAATGTCATCATTAAAcacacggtacacacacacacacaggtgatcATTAAACACAGCGATAGTACGTAATCAcacggcacacaaacacacacacgtgggtcacacatccacatccaccctCCAACCGGATCTGTGTGAAGTATGGCTTCTCTCACAGTCACTCGGTGTTCTTACCACCATGAGTAAACCAATATTTATAAAGTCACACTAAAATACTGTACTCTGCTCAGTGTGTGGGTCAGGCCACATACCGAGATGTAAACAGGCTTGGCATCTGGTTTCACCGGAATGGGAGAACCCAGAGCAGCAGGCTCAGAACTAGTTTCCAACTGCTTTCTTTTTAAATATGATATCTGAATCCAACTGAACAGGCATTGTTCTGCGCCTTCCTTGGTCACTAAACTAACATGTTTACCTGGCAGTTGATGCCCAAGGCCGCCTGGGAATCTCAGTGAACGCTGTGGAGGATTTGAACCTCTTCTATGGTGATAATGGAGACCGTGTTGTGTTCTGAATAACGTAGACGTGTTCTGAATAACGTAGACGTGTTCTGAATAACGTAGACGTGTTCTGAATAACGTAGACGTGTCCTGAATAACGTAGACCGTGCTCTGAATAACGTAGACCGTGTTCTGAATAACGCAGACCGTGTTCTGAATAACGTAGACCGTGTCTCTGCTTGATTCCAGGGCATGAGTATCTCGGTCCTGGGCCCGACCTTCCAGGACTTGGCCGACAACTTGAACCGCAACATCAGCAACATCTCCTTCGTGTTCGTGGGTCGCTCGGCCGGATACATCGGAGGCTCTCTGATCGGAGGGGTGCTCTTCGACTGCAtgaacccccacctgctcctgggTACCTTATAAGCTcctttaactcctcctcctccccctgaacCGGGTTCTAGGTTCTCCAGGTGAACAGGGTTCTTGGTTCTCCAGGTGATCAGGGTTCTCCAGGTGAACAGGGTTCTCCTGGTGAACAGGGTTCATGGTTCTCCAGGTGATCAGGGTTCTCCAGGTGAACGGGGTTCGCCAGGTGAACAGGGTTCTAGGTTCTCCAGGTGAACAGGGTTCTAGGTTCTCCAGGTGAACAGGGTTCTCCAGTTAACAGGGTTCTCCAGGGGAACAGGATTCTCCAGGTGAACAGGGTTCTTGGTTCTCCAGGTGAACAGGGTTCTCCAGGTGATCAGGGTTCTTGGTTCTCCACGTGAACAGGGTTCTTGGTTCTCTAGGTGATCAGGGTTCTCCAGGTGATCAGGGTTCTCCAGGTGAACAGGGTTCTTGGTTCTCCAGGTGAACAGGGTTCTCCAGGTGATCAGGGTTCTCCAGATGAACAGGGTCCTTGGTTCTCCAGGTGATCAGGGTTCTCCAGGTGATCAGGGTTCTCCAGGTGATCAGGGTTCTTGTGTCTCCTCAGGGTTCTCTCTGCTCGTGACGGCAGCGGGTATGTGTGCCATCCCCTTCtgcaagatggcggccgtcctCACCTGCCTCATGTCCAGCATCGGGGTATCCATGGGCATCCTGGACACTGGTCAGTCCTCAGAGAACCATCACGTCTTTATAGAACCATCACACGTCTGTCTGCTAATTAGTCCTAAAGAACCATCACATGTCCTTCATTCTGTCTGCTATGCAGTCTTTATAGAACCTTCGTGTCTTTATCTGTAACCGTTCCATTAGCCTTGTGGTAGATGCTACTCCCACATCCTGTCTCTGTTGTCGGTAGGACTGGTGAACCAAATATTGTGTAAAAAGTTCATTTTGTCGTGGAATAACTGCCATGATGGAGGAGCCGCTTGTTGCCCAGAGCCTGCAGGGCAGATTGAGTGCAGTAAAACTACACCAGTGCAACACTGGTGTAGTTTTACTTGAGTTCATGAATGAATAACTGCCAACTATTACTACAACTTTGGCTAACCATCTACCAGTATCTGCTCTGTAGCTACAGTATGTGGAGACCACACATTGTAGTCACATTGTAAGGATAAGATTGATTTATTGGTATACTTGTATTCGTGTGCACATTCATGTGCATTAAATGCACATGAATGTGagaaatgtcaaataaaatacaaactgTATTGAATAAGCATGCTAATGAATGCGTTTCCAGGGTTACCATTATTATAGTGCAGAAAAAAAATAGTGTCTGCTACAAACGCAGTTCACCCCTGAACCTAATCTGAGATGctctggcgccccctgcaggtggcAACGTGCTGGTGCTGCAGACCTGGGGCGCCGGGGCCGGCCCGCACCTGCAGGCGCTTCACTTCAGCTTCGCCGCCGGGGCCTTCGTCTCGCCCGTCCTCGCCAAGCTGCTGATCGTGGCCGACGCCCCCTCGCCCTCGGCCAcacccctgaccccgccccccaacGCCAACGCCAGCGCCTTGGCTCCCGTTGCCACGGCGCCCTTCTCCCATCCCGTCATGCACTCCATGAGCTCCATGTGGGCGTACGTCATCATCGGCTGCTtcgtcctcctcacctccctcctcttcctcctgctcctcctctgcgggggggggcgggccggCGCCCCGGCCTCCCCCGGCGGGACCCCCGCCTCCCGGGGGCCGGCCCGCCACCACACGGCCCTCATCGTCATgctgtccttcttcttcttctggtacGTGGGCGCGGAGGTGGCCTACGGCTCCTTCATCTTCACCTACGCCAAGGACTACGTGGGCATGGCACCGCCGGCCGCCGCCGGCCTCAACTCCCTGTTCTGGGGCTCCTTCGCCGCCTGCCGGGGGCTGGCCGTGCTGCTGGCCGCCCGCCTGCCCCCGGGGGCTCTGATCCTGGCCAGCCTGGGGGGCAGCACGCTGTCCTCCCTGCTGCTCTGCCTGTTCAGCCGCAGCCAGCCCGTGCTGTGGGCCTGCTCCGCCTGCTACGGCGCCGCCATGGCCACCACCTTCCCCAGCGGCGTGGCGTGGGTGGAGCAGTACACGGTGGTGTCGGGCCGCGCGGCCGCGGGCTTCGTGGTGGGCGCCGCGCTGGGCGAGATGGTGCTGCCCGCCGccctggggctgctgctggagcgcgCGGCGGACACGCCCCTCCTCATGTACCTCGCGCTGCTGGCCGCCGCCGTCACCTCCACGCTGTTCCCCGTCATGTACAAGCTGGCCACCGCCCCCGCCGCGCCGGGGGGGAAAccccgcggcggcggccggcggcGCCACGACGCCCAGGACCGCGAGGACCGCCAGGCGCTGCTGGACTCCGCCCccaacgaggaagaggaggaggaggaagaggaggaggggacggagGCGGACCAGTGGAACGACGCAGACTTTGAGGTCATCGAGATGGACGATGCCCCTAGCCTCGTTACCTCGCCCGCCGCCGCCAATACCTCGCCGCTCCCCCACGCGGCCAAGTCTCCGCCCCCGGTCGCCAAGGCGACCCCGCCCCCGGGCGCCGCGTCCTACTCGGACGCTCCCGGACTCGGGCTGCTCCCGAACTCGTCCCCGCGCCGCCTGAAGCTGCCCTCCCCCGCCCGCGAGAAGAGGGACTAGACCCGCCCCCCGCGCCGCCCGGAGAACACAGCCACTTCCTGTTTACCGGTCATgtcccaggaccaggaccaggaccagacctaGAAGACCAGGACCCTCACCACCAGGTCCAGACCTCGAGCACCTCTCCCCCGGTGGTCCTGACCtgaagaccaggaccagggccgAGTCCTGACCCAGAAGATCAGGACCAGGACCGAGTCCTGACCCagaagaccaggaccaggactgaGTCCTGACCCagaagaccaggaccaggaccgagTCCTGACCCAGAAGACCAGGACCGAGTCCTGACCCAGAAGACCAGGACCGAGTCCTGACCCAGAAGACCAGGACCGAGTCCTGACCCAGAAGACCAGGACCGAGTCCTGACCCAGAAGACCAGGACCGAGTCCTGACCCagaagaccaggaccaggaccaagcCCTGACCTagaagaccaggaccaggaccgagTCCTGACCCagaagaccaggaccaggaccgagTCCTGACCCAGAAGACCAGGACCGAGTCCTGACCCAGAAGACCAGGACCGAGTCCTGACCCAGAAGACCAGGACCGAGTCCTGACCCAGAAGACCAGGACCGAGTCCTGACCCAGAAGACCAGGACCGAGTCCTGACCCAGAAGACCAGGACCGAGTCCTGACCCagaagaccaggaccaggaccaagcCCTGACCTagaagaccaggaccaggaccaagtCCTGACCCAGAAGACCAGGACCAGTACCAAGTCCTGACCCAGAAGACCGGGACCAGTACCAAGTCCTGACCTAGAAGACCGGGACCAAGTCCTGACCCAGAAGACCGGGACCAAGTCCTGACCTAGAAGACCAGGACCACCCCCAGGTCCAGACCTTGAGGACCTCTCCTACTGGTCCAGGTCTTCAGGTCCCTTCCTAGAGGATCCGGACCCCAGCAGGTCCAGGAGGACCACACCGCCCCCCAGcctgtgtgtgatggttgagTTTATTTGTTAGAAGCAGAATGTTTCCAATGTGTTAACTGTGAAGTACTGTGATCATATCGGCATAGGTCAGTGTCTTAGTTTCGGAGGACTTAATTCCCGGAAAGAATTCATTGTTacattgattattttttattataccAATCTCACAGGTTCACCCACAGCAATGTGCAttaaaaacagctgaaaacaggcttcttttttttttttacatttatacaaataCACAGATCTGCTGCTTGGCGGGAAAGGGACATTCTAGAATGGTTATCACTATGGTTACCACACACCAGCTCCCCACAGAGAAATGcattgaaaaacaaaacaataatacTCTTCGTGACATAAAACGATCCCAGTACACTATTGCAACAGTCCCAAAGTCCTGCTCGGCCAGAGGCCCCAGGTCCAAGGGCCCACCTCTGGGCCAATCAGGAGTCAGGTCAGAGGAGTCAGGTCCCGTCTCAGAGTTCAGATCCAATCGCAAAGCTCCGTTCCAATCAGCGTCGTTAGTTCCGATCTCAGTCTTCAGGTCCGACCTGACGTCCTCGTACAATCCAGGCTCCAAACGATGGTCATCACCACAATACAACCGGGAACACGACAGTCCGACCACAGCAGCTTTCCCAGCACGCCGTGTTCTGTGCTGCTCAGTGCTGGCGATATTGACACCGTTCAGCCGCGCCCAGTCCATCCAACACGGCGGTGAGATGAGAAACGTACCCGGACCCCCCGGGGTCACACGTAGCCGTTAGCAGCGGGCAAAGAAACGGACACACATCATGGCGACAACGCACAAAACTGATCACATGGCTGACGTCACATGACTGACGTCACGCGACAGGTCTCACATGAGCCGCTGGTGGACCGTGGGTCCTGACCTGAAGACCTTCCGGGGGGGAGGGTCCGGGTCAAAGCGTGAACACGGGGACACACTGAGAAGGTAAGATGGAGGACAGCGTCCTAGCaccgaggggggaggggccgtcTTCACCTAGCGGCCGGCGAGCCCCTCGACACCAGCCGGGGGGCAGAACCCCGGTAACGGGGGGGCCCTTCAGAACTGCTCCAGGAGCTGGCGGAGGTAGGGTCCCCTGGAGAGCTGCCTGCCGACGCGGGACAGCTTGTAGAGCacgggacagtccagagacaCGCAGGACATCTGGCGCTCAGCGCTGCCACTGCAGCTCCGGCACACCTGGAGACGAGACAATACACACGGGTTAGGGACACACCTGGAGGCGAGAGACACACGGGTTAGGGGGACACACCTGGAGTCGCCCGGCGGCGGCTCTAGTCGCCCGGCGGCGGCTCTAGTCGCCCGTCGACGGCTCTAGTCGCCCGCCGGTGGCTCTAGTCGCCCGCCGGCGGCTCTAGTCGCCCGCCGGCGGCTCTAGTCGCCCACCGGCGGCTCTAGTCGCCCGTCGACGGCTCTAGTCGCCCGTCGACGGCTCTAGTCGCCCGCCGGTGGCTCTAGTCGCCCGCCGACGGCTCTAGTCGCCCGTCTACAGCTCTCCTTTTACGAATATGATGCAAATATTCTATCAGCAAGTTGAGTCTGGGGGTACCCCCAGgtacccccagaccccccgagCCTCACCTGTAGCAGCTGGTCCTGCTGGGCCTCCCAGCGCCGGACGTCCTGGTTCAGGGTGACGGCCACGCGCTGCGGGTCTGCGCGGCAGGCGGCGCACACGCCCAGCTGGGTGAGCTGCTGGCACACGGGGCAGTGCAGCGAGGTGAAGTACTGCGAGATGGTGCCCCTCCGGCCCGCCTCCGACGCCCCCCACAGGGACGCCTTCTGGACCTGGGACACACAGGAGGGCAGAGCTCAGACCACGCCGAGCCACCAGGGCTGGGCCCCCTCAGGGGATGGACCCCTAGCTCCTGACGAGGTACACTGCATCCTCAGGCCGCGACCGCCTCCGAACAGATGGTTCCTCTGGTCTGTTAGGTTTAATATGTCTGCCAAGGCGGTCCACTAACTccggggctgactccgccgtcggcgtgTGGATGTGTCTATGAACGTGTGGATGTGTCTATGAACGTGTGGATGTGTCTATGAACGTGTGGATGTGTCTATGAACGTGTGGATGTGTCTATGAACGTGTGGATGTGTCTATGAACGTGTGGATGTGAGGCAGTATAGTACAGAGCTTTGAgttgccactggttagaaaatcactggataaatgcagaccatttgtCTACAGTATGGGGGGTATCTCCTGGTACATGTCTACAGTATGGGGGTATCTCCTGGTACATGTCTACAGTATGGGGGTATCTCCTGGTACATGTCTACAGTATGGGGGTATCTCCTGGTACATGTCTACAGTATGGGGGTATCTCCTGGTACATGTCTACAGTATGGGGGTATCTCCTGGTACATGTCTACAGTATGGGGGTATCTCCTGGTACATGTCTACAGTATGGGGGTATCTCCTGGTACATGTCTACAGTATGGGGGGTATCTCCTGGTACATGTCTACAGTATGGGGGGTATCTCCTGGTACATGTCTACAGTATGGGGGTATCTCCTGGTACATGTCTACAGTATGGGGGTATCTCCTGGTACATGTCTACAGTATGGGGGTATCTCCTGGTACATGTCTACAGTATGGGGGTATCTCCTGGTACATGTCTACAGTATGGGGGGTATCTCCTGGTACATCATGTCTACAGTATGGGGGTATCCCCTGGTACATGGGGGGTATCTCCTGGTACATCATGTCTACAGTATGGGGGGTATCCCCTGGTACATGGGGGGTATCTCCTGGTACATGGGGGGTATCTCCTGGTACATGTCTACAGTATGGGGGGTATCTCCTGGTACATGTCTACAGTATGGGGGTATCTCCTGGTACATGTCTACAGTATGGGGGTATCTCCTGGTACATGTCTACAGTATGGGGGTATCTCCTGGTACATGTCTACAGTATGGGGGGTATCTCCTGGTACATGTCTACAGTATGGGGGTATCTCCTGGTACATGTCTACAGTATGGGGGTATCTCCTGGTACATGTCTACAGTATGGGGGGTATCTCCTGGTACATGTCTACAGTATGGGGGTATCTCCTGGTACATGTCTACAGTATGGGGGTATCTCCTGGTACATGGGGGGTATCTCCTGGTGCATGGGGGGTATCTCCTGGTACATGGGGGGTATCTCCTGGTACATCATGTCTACAGTATGGGGGGTATCTCCTGGTACATGGGGGGTATCTCCTGGTGCATGGGGGGTATCTCCTGGTGCATGGGGGGTATCTCCTGGTACATGGGGGGTATCTCCTGGTACATGGGGGGTATCTCCTGGTGCATGGGGGGTATCTCCTGGTGCATGGGGGGTATCTCCTGGTACATGGGGGGTATCTCCTGGTGCATGGGGGGTATCTCCTGGTGCATGGGGGGTATCTCCTGGTGCATGGGGGGTATCTCCTGGTGCATGGGGGGTATCTCCTGGTGCATGGGGGGTATCTCCTGGTGCATGGGGGGTATCTCCTGGTGCATGGGGGGTATCTCCTGGTACATGGGGGGTATCTCCTGGTGCATGGGGGGTATCTCTCACCCGGGGTATCTCCTGGTACCAGCGCAGCACGTCCACGCCCACCAGCTGCAGCAGGCGCCCGAGGGGGGGCAGGATCTGCTTGGTGACGTAGTAGGTGGTGTTGGGGCGCAGAGAGGGGTCCTGCAGCACGTCCAGCGGCCGCCGCACCAGCTGGA from Gadus macrocephalus chromosome 21, ASM3116895v1 carries:
- the mfsd4b gene encoding sodium-dependent glucose transporter 1 isoform X1; the encoded protein is MSASVKKKHVRFASMEEEGDNDEQEEDTVFDQMSDSRSGLKSVLKAASRAPKPGSERVRVASGSEGCRRWSVTLALCASFLGLGMSISVLGPTFQDLADNLNRNISNISFVFVGRSAGYIGGSLIGGVLFDCMNPHLLLGFSLLVTAAGMCAIPFCKMAAVLTCLMSSIGVSMGILDTGGNVLVLQTWGAGAGPHLQALHFSFAAGAFVSPVLAKLLIVADAPSPSATPLTPPPNANASALAPVATAPFSHPVMHSMSSMWAYVIIGCFVLLTSLLFLLLLLCGGGRAGAPASPGGTPASRGPARHHTALIVMLSFFFFWYVGAEVAYGSFIFTYAKDYVGMAPPAAAGLNSLFWGSFAACRGLAVLLAARLPPGALILASLGGSTLSSLLLCLFSRSQPVLWACSACYGAAMATTFPSGVAWVEQYTVVSGRAAAGFVVGAALGEMVLPAALGLLLERAADTPLLMYLALLAAAVTSTLFPVMYKLATAPAAPGGKPRGGGRRRHDAQDREDRQALLDSAPNEEEEEEEEEEGTEADQWNDADFEVIEMDDAPSLVTSPAAANTSPLPHAAKSPPPVAKATPPPGAASYSDAPGLGLLPNSSPRRLKLPSPAREKRD
- the mfsd4b gene encoding sodium-dependent glucose transporter 1 isoform X2, with the translated sequence MVLQVIRVLQVIRVLQVIRVLQVNRVLGSPGDQGSCVSSGFSLLVTAAGMCAIPFCKMAAVLTCLMSSIGVSMGILDTGGNVLVLQTWGAGAGPHLQALHFSFAAGAFVSPVLAKLLIVADAPSPSATPLTPPPNANASALAPVATAPFSHPVMHSMSSMWAYVIIGCFVLLTSLLFLLLLLCGGGRAGAPASPGGTPASRGPARHHTALIVMLSFFFFWYVGAEVAYGSFIFTYAKDYVGMAPPAAAGLNSLFWGSFAACRGLAVLLAARLPPGALILASLGGSTLSSLLLCLFSRSQPVLWACSACYGAAMATTFPSGVAWVEQYTVVSGRAAAGFVVGAALGEMVLPAALGLLLERAADTPLLMYLALLAAAVTSTLFPVMYKLATAPAAPGGKPRGGGRRRHDAQDREDRQALLDSAPNEEEEEEEEEEGTEADQWNDADFEVIEMDDAPSLVTSPAAANTSPLPHAAKSPPPVAKATPPPGAASYSDAPGLGLLPNSSPRRLKLPSPAREKRD
- the mfsd4b gene encoding sodium-dependent glucose transporter 1 isoform X3, producing the protein MNRVLGSPGDQGSCVSSGFSLLVTAAGMCAIPFCKMAAVLTCLMSSIGVSMGILDTGGNVLVLQTWGAGAGPHLQALHFSFAAGAFVSPVLAKLLIVADAPSPSATPLTPPPNANASALAPVATAPFSHPVMHSMSSMWAYVIIGCFVLLTSLLFLLLLLCGGGRAGAPASPGGTPASRGPARHHTALIVMLSFFFFWYVGAEVAYGSFIFTYAKDYVGMAPPAAAGLNSLFWGSFAACRGLAVLLAARLPPGALILASLGGSTLSSLLLCLFSRSQPVLWACSACYGAAMATTFPSGVAWVEQYTVVSGRAAAGFVVGAALGEMVLPAALGLLLERAADTPLLMYLALLAAAVTSTLFPVMYKLATAPAAPGGKPRGGGRRRHDAQDREDRQALLDSAPNEEEEEEEEEEGTEADQWNDADFEVIEMDDAPSLVTSPAAANTSPLPHAAKSPPPVAKATPPPGAASYSDAPGLGLLPNSSPRRLKLPSPAREKRD